GTCCGGAGCCCATTGCCGGCGGCGGGTCATGGGGCCTGCTTCCGGCCGTGCGCGAGTGCAGCATCCGATCGCCGCGCCTTCGCATGCCGTTGCCGAAGTAGCCTGTTCGGGCGGCGACAGCGGAGGGCCCTGGAATTCGACAAAGCTACAGATGTTCGGGGGGCGCGGCGAGACAAGGAGCCGCGCCCGGCTCTCCAGCAGGCCCCATGCCCCCGAGCTTTGGCGCGGTTCGAGAGCCGCCGGGCTGCCTAGCCGCCCACCGGGCCGAAGGCCCCCGACCGACGACCAACGACCAACGACCAACGACCGAAGTTACATGGAAGGCGTCATGCGTCTGTTCGTGTTCCTGACCATCGCCCTGTCCGTGTACACGGCGATGCACGCGGTCGTGTACTGGGCCGTGCGGCCGATCTGGGCGGGGGCGCCCCGGGCCGGCGCCGCGGTGATCGCCTGGATGGCCGCCATGGTCGCGGCGCCGGTGGCCGTGCGGCTCCTGGACCGGGCGGGCCTGGAGGCCGTGGCCCGGCCCCTGGCCTGGGCCGCCTACACCTGGCTCGGGCTGGTGTTCCTCGCCTTCTGGCCGGCGGCGGCGCTGGGGGTGGGGCAGATGCTGGCCTCCGGCCTCGGCGCCCTCCTGCCCACCGAGCCCCTGCGGCTTCGGACCCCGGCCGTGGCCTGGGCCGTCCTGGCCGGGGTGGTCGCCCTGGGGGGGTACGGCGCGTGGGAGGCCACCCGCCTCCGGGTGGAGCGGGTCCGGATCGCATCGGCCAAGCTCTCCCGCCCCGTACGCATCGTTCAGGTGTCGGACCTCCACCTGGGGCTCCTGCTGCGGAGCCGGACCCTGGCCCGGGTGCTCCGGACGGTGGAGGCCCTCGGGCCCGACCTTCTGGTGGCCACGGGCGACCTGGTGGACGCCCAGATCGACCACCTGGACGATCTGAGCCGCTCGTGGGCCTCGTTCACCCCGCCCCTGGGCAAGCTCGCCGTGGTGGGCAACCACGAGGTGTACGCGGGGCTGGGCCAGAGCCTCGCGTTCCTGGAGAAGGGCGGCTTCCGGGTGCTTCGCAACGAGGCCGTGGCGGTGGGGTCCGACCTCGTCGTGGTGGGCGTGGACGACGAGCACGCCCCGGGTCCCCGGCCCGACCCGGAGCGGCTGTTCGCCCGGACCCCCGCGGGAAGGTTCGTGCTCCTCTTGAAGCACCGGCCCACGGTGGTTCCCGGTGCCGGGGGGCGGCTCGACCTTCAGCTCTCGGGCCACACCCACCTGGGCCAGATCTTTCCGTTCCGCCTGCTCACGAAAATGGCGTACCCTATGCAGCGCGGCCTGTACGCCCTGCCGGAGGGAGGCCGCCTGTACGCGAGCCGGGGCACCGGCACCTGGGGGCCGCCCATGCGGGTGCTCGCGCCCCCCGAGGTGACTCTGATCGAGCTCGTGCCGGAAAAGCAGGAGTAGCTCGGCAGTGAAACAGGCACTCTCTGCTCCCCGATGGGG
This is a stretch of genomic DNA from Deferrisoma camini S3R1. It encodes these proteins:
- a CDS encoding metallophosphoesterase, with translation MRLFVFLTIALSVYTAMHAVVYWAVRPIWAGAPRAGAAVIAWMAAMVAAPVAVRLLDRAGLEAVARPLAWAAYTWLGLVFLAFWPAAALGVGQMLASGLGALLPTEPLRLRTPAVAWAVLAGVVALGGYGAWEATRLRVERVRIASAKLSRPVRIVQVSDLHLGLLLRSRTLARVLRTVEALGPDLLVATGDLVDAQIDHLDDLSRSWASFTPPLGKLAVVGNHEVYAGLGQSLAFLEKGGFRVLRNEAVAVGSDLVVVGVDDEHAPGPRPDPERLFARTPAGRFVLLLKHRPTVVPGAGGRLDLQLSGHTHLGQIFPFRLLTKMAYPMQRGLYALPEGGRLYASRGTGTWGPPMRVLAPPEVTLIELVPEKQE